ACTATACTGCAAAGGGTGCTCTACGATATCAAGTGAAGGTCGTGAGTCTGACTGGAGATCTTTTGTCTGATTGGAGTAATATTTCAGATATTGAAAACTATGCTATTCCAGTGAATGTAAAGAGCTATAAAGTACTTCTAAGAGTGATGGATAACAACAACAATTATTCTGATATGACCCTTGGAAAGGTGAAGATATTTAATACTCCACAGTTTTTGAATGTTAAAATCGGATGATATAAAAGTTAAAAATAATGTATTTTGCGCCTTAAACAGCATAATAATGAAAATAATACGTTTAACATATTAAATTAAATAAATATGTTAGATGTATTGTTTGTCTCAGTGTAAGAATATGTGTATATGGGCTTTACTATTTTGTCTTTTTATTAGTCAAAATATAGCTCAAGCCACAGATAAGAAAAAAGAGTATCCTTCTGTTTTTAATTGGAAGGCAGTCCAAACTAACTCTATGGATAGCATTCCTTATCCAACAGAGAAGTTATATCCAAAATATTTTGATAACCGAATTGTAATTCCTGTATCCATGATGGCTATGGGGGGGCTTTTGTGGAATCAACGAGGAGATGTAAAAGAGATGCGTGACAACTATATGCTTGGATACAAGTTTCATATAGATGATTACATGCAATATGCTCCGGGTGCTATTGTTTATGGTTTAAATGCTTTAGGCATTGAGGGGCACCATACGGTAAAGAGGGCCACAGTCTCTTTGGGGGCTAGTGTTATTATTATGGGTGTTGCTGTTAATGCTCTTAAATACACAGTCAAAGAACCTCGACCAGATGGCTCTGCTAGTAATTCGTTTCCTTCAGGACATACTGCGATGGCCTTTACGATGGCTACTTTCCTTCATAAAGAGTATGGTCTATATAGAAGTCCTATCTATAGTATGGTTGGTTATGCGCTAGCAGGTGCTACTGGAATCTATCGCGTGCTGAACAACAAGCATTGGATCTCAGATGTGATGTTTGGTGCAGGAATCGGTATTCTAAGTACGGAGGCGGGATATGCTTTAACCCAATGTATGATGGGTGATAAGGGAACTAGATCTCTTGAGAACCGAAAGCAAAAACGATATCATTCGGCGAAACCTCACTTTACGAGGATCTATATTGGCCGTACGATGCCTTTAGGACTCTTAAATAACGAGGAGAGTCCTGAGATATATGCAACACATGGTGTGGAGTATGGGATGAAGGCCGGATATTTTCTCAATACCCATTGGGGTATCGGAGGAGAAATGAATGCTACTTCGTTTTGGATGCAAACACGACGAGATCTTCTTAATGCAAAGCCTGAGCTTATGGGTAGTGCTTCCGTATATATAGGTCCTGCTTATAGTACGATGGTTGGAAAATATTGTAGGTTTGATGCGGACCTCCTTGGAGGATATTGGGTTGGTGCCAAAAACAAGATAACCTCTTTAGATCCTGAAGATACTATTGATGGGGTTCCTTTGACCATCACATGGAAGCCAAGCTCCTCTTTTGGATTTAGTACGTCTGCATCTTTTCATCGTATGATTGGATCAAATTTCGGTTTAGGTGTCTATGGTAGATATGCGATGTCTCGACCGGCTTTTAAGATGGAATCGAATCAGCCGCAAGAGGAAGAATTTTCTGAAGACCTATTTAATTGGCAACAATGGAGTGTTGGACTTTCATTGACAGGATATCTGTGGTAGTCTATTAGACTATATTTATATTGTGTGTGACATTTTGTCGCATCTGTCATATTTATTGTTGGTTTGGCAGTATTGCAAGCGACCAATTGTCGTTTTTTGTATTTGGCACACCATTTGTTTTGTCCTTAAATAGAAAATTTAAAAAACGTCTAACTATATATTGTTCGCATTATGCAAGGAAAAATAGGTGTTACTAGTGAAAATTTATTTCCGATTATTAAAAAGTTCTTATACTCGGATCACGATATCTTTTTAAGAGAGATTGTTTCTAATGCGGTAGATGCAACTCAAAAGTTAAAGACTTTAGGTTCTGTAGGTCAATACAAGGGTAATACAGAAAATCTTCAGGTGACTGTTTCTATCGATAAAGAAGCGCAAACATTAACTGTTTCTGATAACGGTATTGGTTTGACTTCGGAAGAGATGGACAAGTATTTGAATCAAATTGCTTTCTCTGGCGCGACAGAATTCTTAGATAAATATAAAGACGATGCCAATGCTATTATTGGACATTTTGGTTTAGGTTTCTACTCGTCTTTCATGGTATCTTCGAAAGTGGAAGTGGTATCTTTGTCTCACAAAGAGGGGTCTACTCCTGTTAAGTGGAGTTGTTCTGGTTCTCCCGAATACGCTATTGAGGATGCAATTCGTGAAGAGGTTGGAACGGATGTAATCATGCACATCAATGAAGAGTCGAAAGAGTTCTTAGAAGAGGCTCGTATTCAGACTCTACTAGATAAATATTGTAAATTTCTTCCTGTGCAGATCGCTTTTGGTGAGAAGACAGAGTGGAAAGAAGGAAAAGAGGTTGCTACTGGTGAGACTAATGTTATCAACGATACCAATCCTGCTTGGACCAAGAAACCTGCGGATCTAAAAGAGGAGGACTATAGTAAATTCTATCGTCAACTTTATCCGATGGGGGATGATCCAATGTTCCATATTCACTTAAATGTGGATTATCCTTTCAATCTTACTGGAGTTCTTTACTTCCCTCGATTGAAAAATAATGTGGAGATTCAGAAGAATAAGATTCAGCTTTATTGTAATCAAGTGTTTGTTACAGACCATGTAGAAGGTATTGTTCCTGAATTCTTGACTCTGCTTCATGGTGTGATCGACTCTCCAGACATTCCTTTGAATGTATCTCGTTCTTACCTACAGAGTGATTCTAACGTGAAGAAGATCTCAAGTCATATCACTAAAAAGGTTGCTGATCGTCTTCATGAGATCTTTAAAAACGAAAGAGAAGATTTCGAAGCGAAATGGGATGATCTGAAGATCTTTATTGAGTATGGTATGTTAAGTGAGGAGAAGTTCTACGAAAGAGCAATGAAGTTCTTCCTTCTAAAGAATACCGATGGCAAAGCTTTCACTTGGGAAGAGTATGAGAATCTTATCAAAGAGAATCAGACTGACAAGGAGAATAAAATGGTATATCTGTATGCTACAGATAAAACTGAACAGTACTCTTTTATTGAGGCTGCTAAAGCCAAAGGATATGACGTATTGTTAATGGACGATATGTTGGCTACTCCGATGTTGAACCAACTAGAGCAAAAGTTCCCAGAGAAACGTTTTGTTCGTGTCGATTCAAATGTTGCGGATAGACTTATTGAGAAAGAAAACGAGAATAAAGAAGAACTTTCTGCTGACCAGAAAATGGTTCTTAGCCCAATTTTCGAGGCTGTGACTCCTTCTGAGCAAGGCAACTTTATGATCGACTTTGAAGACCTTGGAGAGTCTGCTCAACCAATGGTGATCACTCAGAATGAGTTTATGCGTCGTATGAAAGACATGTCTGCAATGCAACCAGGAATGAATATGTACGGAGATATGCCAGATAGCTATAATCTTGTTGTGAATATTGCTCACCCATTAGTAAAGCAAGTATTTGAGCAAAAAGATACAACCTTAGGTTCTGATTTAGATCATTTTGCTTCGGATATCCAATCTAAGAAAACGGAGATCGAGAGCCTCAATAAGCTGAAAGAGGGTAAAAAAGAGGAGGAAGTGCCACAAGAGGAGAAAGATAAGATGACTGCTCTAAATGGAGAACTTTCAACGCTTGAATCTTCTCGTCGTGAGAAGCTTCAGTCTTTTGGTAAAGATTCTGACTTAGCAAAACAGATGGTCGATTTAGCCCTATTGGCAAACAATATGTTGAAGGGTAAAGCATTGAATGATTTCGTACAAAGAAGCGTGGATTTGATTAAATAATAAATCTTTTCTATCCGTTATATAAAATAAAAAGGGAGGGCTTTGGCTCTCCCTTTTTGTTTTTTTAGCATATCCAAAGGGAACTTATAGCTTATATCTTTTTTATGAGCACTCAAATGTGTAGTTTCGAAAAGAAGATTTATCCATGTATTTATTAAATAATTGACTATATGAAAAGAGGAGTTCTATTTAATCTATTGGTCTCTTTGGCAATCGTTTTGATAAGCACGTCTGCCCAAGCAAAGATAATTAAAACCAATAGTCGAGTGATGACTTATAATCTCCGTTACGACAATCCTCATGATGGAGACCAGTCATGGAGTCATCGAAAAGCGGGTGTCATATCTCTTATTAAATTTCATGGCCCTGAAATACTTTCCATTCAAGAAGGTTTACACCACCAAGTACAGGACCTAAAAGAGGGGCTTGAACACTACGATTATGTGGGGGTTGGTCGCGATAATGGAGACGAAAAGGGGGAGTATGCTGCCATTTTTTATGATTCAGAAAAGTATAGTAAGGTGGAGTCAGGTAACTTTTGGTTGTCTCCTACACCAAATAAAGCTTCCATTGGTTGGGATGCTGCTTGTATTCGTATTTGCACTTGGGTGAAACTAAGAGACAAGGTGACTAGACAACTTCTTTTTGTCTTTAATACCCACTTTGACCATGTAGGCAAAGAGGCACAGCGAAATTCGGCAAAACTTATTGTTGAGAAGATCGATAAATTAACCGAAGGAAGAGAGACACCGTTTGTATTGACAGGGGACTTTAATCTAACTCCAGATGATAAGTCAATTATTTATCTGTCTAAAGAGTTCAACGATTCAAAACAGGTAACACGTCGCAAACCTTATGGTCCTGATGGAACATTTAATAGTTTCGATTTTAACCATAAGTTAGACCAACGCATTGACTATATCTTCACTTCTTCTGAGGTGACTGTGGAGCGTTATGCAGTACTTTCAGATTCAAAGAATAGACATTACTATTCGGATCACCTTCCAGTATTGGTAGATATTCGTTATTAATAAAATGATTTGATTCGTATATAAAAACGGGAAGTAGCTCACTACCTCCCGTTTTTTTTATGCCTATTCAAAAATAGTAACGTGTTTCGTCGCTTATGCTATGGTTTCGTTATTTCTTTTTTTTTGTGTAATCTCCGCATGAGCAGAAGCCAATCTTGCTATCGGAACACGATAAGGAGAACAACTAACATAGTCCATATTGACTGTATTACAGAACATCACAGAACTAGGCTCTCCACCATGCTCTCCACAAATACCGACTTTTAGATTTGGTTTTGTATTACGTCCTTTTTCTGTTCCCATTCGTACCAATTGACCAACACCCTCTTGGTCTAACACCTCAAAAGGATCATGCTTTAAGATACCTTTTTCAATATATATTGGTAAGAATTTACCCACATCATCACGAGAATAACCAAATGTCATCTGGGTTAAGTCGTTGGTTCCAAAAGAGAAGAAATCAGCAATTTCTGCCACTTTATCTGCCGTAAGTGCTGCTCTAGGGATCTCAATCATGGTTCCTACAAGATAATCTACAGTCATGTTATTCTCTTCAAATACTTTTTTAGCAGTAGCATGGATAATATCTACCTGCATTTGAAGCTCTTTCACTGTACCAATAAGGGGAACCATAATTTCTGGTCTTGCATCGACACCCTCTTTCTTCAATTGGATTGTAGCTTCGAGGATTGCACGTGCTTGCATCTCTGTGATTTCTGGATAGGTATTTCCTAAACGACAACCACGATGACCCAACATCGGGTTAAACTCTTCGAGGTCATGTATCGTTTTTTGAATCTCCTCGATCGATATATTGAGCTCTTTAGACAACTCCTCTTGTTGTGCTACTTGATGAGGAACAAACTCATGTAGAGGTGGGTCTAATAGACGAATTGTTACGCCAAAACCCTCCATAGCTCTTAAGATTCCTTCAAAGTCTTCTCTTTGGAATGGAAGAAGCTTGTTTAATGCTTTGCAACGGCCTTCTGTATCCTTTGCAAGGATCATCTCTCTCATCACCTTGATACGTTCTCCATCAAAGAACATATGTTCAGTACGACAAAGTCCAATACCTTGAGCACCAAATTCACGTGCAATCTGGGCATCTTTAGGAGAGTCTGCATTGGTACGCACCTTCATATTTGCATACTTATCCGTTAATGTCATCAGACCCGAAAAATAACCATCTACAGAAGGTGCTTTGGTGTCGATCATACCATTATATACAAAACCAGTAGATCCATCGATAGAGATCCAATCTCCTTGTTTTAACTCCTTGCCATTTGCTTTAAATGAGCGATTCTTGTAATCGATATGAATCTCTCCTGCACCGGAGATACAGCATTTACCCATACCACGAGCTACCACTGCAGCATGCGATGTCATTCCTCCTCTTGCTGTAAGGATTCCTTGTGCAAGGTGCATCCCCTCTAGATCTTCAGGAGAAGTCTCGATACGAACCAAAATAGCTTTTTCATATTTTACTACTTCATCTGCAAAGAATACCACCTGTCCTGTCGCAGCACCAGGAGATGCTGGAAGACCTTTCCCAATTTTCTCTGCTTTTGCTACCGACTCTGTTTTAAATACAGGGTGAAGAAGTTCATCTAGTTTTGCAGGATCTACAGAGAGTATTGCCTCTTTTTCAGTGATTTTATTCTCTTCTAGAAGATCTAATGCAATTTTTACCATCGCTGGCCCTGTACGCTTACCATTTCTAGTTTGTAGAATCCATAATTTTCCTTCTTGGATCGTAAACTCTAAGTCTTGCATATCACAGTAGTGATCTTCAAGCTTCTGTTGTACTTTATTCAGTTCACCATAGATCTCTGGCATTGCTTCTTCTAGCGATGGGAACAGAGATACTCTAGTCTTTTCGTCTACATCTTGTAATTTAGCCCATCTTTGCGATCCCTCTTTGGTAATTTGCTGAGGAGTACGAGTACCAGCCACAACATCTTCTCCTTGTGCATTGACAAGATATTCTCCGTTGAAAATGTCTTCCCCCGTTGCTGCATCTCTAGTGAATGCTACTCCCGTTGCCGAGCTATTACCCATATTTCCAAATACCATGGCTTGGATGTTCACCGCAGTACCCCACTCCGCAGGAATGTTATTTAGGCGACGATAAAGAATGGCTCTATCAT
The Prolixibacteraceae bacterium DNA segment above includes these coding regions:
- a CDS encoding phosphatase PAP2 family protein, which translates into the protein MYCLSQCKNMCIWALLFCLFISQNIAQATDKKKEYPSVFNWKAVQTNSMDSIPYPTEKLYPKYFDNRIVIPVSMMAMGGLLWNQRGDVKEMRDNYMLGYKFHIDDYMQYAPGAIVYGLNALGIEGHHTVKRATVSLGASVIIMGVAVNALKYTVKEPRPDGSASNSFPSGHTAMAFTMATFLHKEYGLYRSPIYSMVGYALAGATGIYRVLNNKHWISDVMFGAGIGILSTEAGYALTQCMMGDKGTRSLENRKQKRYHSAKPHFTRIYIGRTMPLGLLNNEESPEIYATHGVEYGMKAGYFLNTHWGIGGEMNATSFWMQTRRDLLNAKPELMGSASVYIGPAYSTMVGKYCRFDADLLGGYWVGAKNKITSLDPEDTIDGVPLTITWKPSSSFGFSTSASFHRMIGSNFGLGVYGRYAMSRPAFKMESNQPQEEEFSEDLFNWQQWSVGLSLTGYLW
- the htpG gene encoding molecular chaperone HtpG, translating into MMQGKIGVTSENLFPIIKKFLYSDHDIFLREIVSNAVDATQKLKTLGSVGQYKGNTENLQVTVSIDKEAQTLTVSDNGIGLTSEEMDKYLNQIAFSGATEFLDKYKDDANAIIGHFGLGFYSSFMVSSKVEVVSLSHKEGSTPVKWSCSGSPEYAIEDAIREEVGTDVIMHINEESKEFLEEARIQTLLDKYCKFLPVQIAFGEKTEWKEGKEVATGETNVINDTNPAWTKKPADLKEEDYSKFYRQLYPMGDDPMFHIHLNVDYPFNLTGVLYFPRLKNNVEIQKNKIQLYCNQVFVTDHVEGIVPEFLTLLHGVIDSPDIPLNVSRSYLQSDSNVKKISSHITKKVADRLHEIFKNEREDFEAKWDDLKIFIEYGMLSEEKFYERAMKFFLLKNTDGKAFTWEEYENLIKENQTDKENKMVYLYATDKTEQYSFIEAAKAKGYDVLLMDDMLATPMLNQLEQKFPEKRFVRVDSNVADRLIEKENENKEELSADQKMVLSPIFEAVTPSEQGNFMIDFEDLGESAQPMVITQNEFMRRMKDMSAMQPGMNMYGDMPDSYNLVVNIAHPLVKQVFEQKDTTLGSDLDHFASDIQSKKTEIESLNKLKEGKKEEEVPQEEKDKMTALNGELSTLESSRREKLQSFGKDSDLAKQMVDLALLANNMLKGKALNDFVQRSVDLIK
- a CDS encoding endonuclease/exonuclease/phosphatase family protein, which translates into the protein MKRGVLFNLLVSLAIVLISTSAQAKIIKTNSRVMTYNLRYDNPHDGDQSWSHRKAGVISLIKFHGPEILSIQEGLHHQVQDLKEGLEHYDYVGVGRDNGDEKGEYAAIFYDSEKYSKVESGNFWLSPTPNKASIGWDAACIRICTWVKLRDKVTRQLLFVFNTHFDHVGKEAQRNSAKLIVEKIDKLTEGRETPFVLTGDFNLTPDDKSIIYLSKEFNDSKQVTRRKPYGPDGTFNSFDFNHKLDQRIDYIFTSSEVTVERYAVLSDSKNRHYYSDHLPVLVDIRY
- the ppdK gene encoding pyruvate, phosphate dikinase yields the protein MNKFFYTFGNGAAEGKASMRDLLGGKGANLAEMNRIGVPVPPGVTITTEVCTLFTEKGADQVMKMIWEDLEKSVHHIEQLTNTTFGDKMNPCLVSVRSGARASMPGMMDTILNLGLNDQAVEGLAKKTGNERFAWDSYRRFIQMYGDVVMGLKPESKEDIDPFEEIIEEIKDLKKVDCDNDLTTEDLKEMVGLFKEAIHSKLGVDFPTDPWQQLKGAIEAVFNSWMNDRAILYRRLNNIPAEWGTAVNIQAMVFGNMGNSSATGVAFTRDAATGEDIFNGEYLVNAQGEDVVAGTRTPQQITKEGSQRWAKLQDVDEKTRVSLFPSLEEAMPEIYGELNKVQQKLEDHYCDMQDLEFTIQEGKLWILQTRNGKRTGPAMVKIALDLLEENKITEKEAILSVDPAKLDELLHPVFKTESVAKAEKIGKGLPASPGAATGQVVFFADEVVKYEKAILVRIETSPEDLEGMHLAQGILTARGGMTSHAAVVARGMGKCCISGAGEIHIDYKNRSFKANGKELKQGDWISIDGSTGFVYNGMIDTKAPSVDGYFSGLMTLTDKYANMKVRTNADSPKDAQIAREFGAQGIGLCRTEHMFFDGERIKVMREMILAKDTEGRCKALNKLLPFQREDFEGILRAMEGFGVTIRLLDPPLHEFVPHQVAQQEELSKELNISIEEIQKTIHDLEEFNPMLGHRGCRLGNTYPEITEMQARAILEATIQLKKEGVDARPEIMVPLIGTVKELQMQVDIIHATAKKVFEENNMTVDYLVGTMIEIPRAALTADKVAEIADFFSFGTNDLTQMTFGYSRDDVGKFLPIYIEKGILKHDPFEVLDQEGVGQLVRMGTEKGRNTKPNLKVGICGEHGGEPSSVMFCNTVNMDYVSCSPYRVPIARLASAHAEITQKKRNNETIA